The Oceaniferula flava genome has a window encoding:
- the pbpC gene encoding penicillin-binding protein 1C, with the protein MNICRPSWLRSRAPKLRRKLPHLTLTGFVLGLGGYFLLPFAFTVPPDIATGPSSSVVLLDRDGVPLDHWVRSDYYRHRATSLDDLPHDLIHATLAAEDKRFYQHGGVDFRATARALRDSWDQKRFVSGASTVTQQTVKLSSKRASRTFTTKIREYLTARHVEMIYDKDHILTSYFNHLDYGNRSQGPLQAARHYFDKPLSQLSLAECALLAGLPQAPSRLNPRRNPEAALKRRNWILDRMAIVYDIDPERITRAKAEPLKLNRGRRERTAPHLVQIMRRSRTADSTTEIRSSISAPLQQDITEIVRQQITALQKKHIQHAAVVVIENRTGEVLAHVGSPFFHQSNGGQIDASRTARSPGSALKPFTYLLAYESGGMTPATIIADIPTRYSDARGEKTFVNYDRQHSGPVTIHHALANSLNVPAVRVLNSVGGAEALQKQLQSFGISTLNEKPIHYGLGLTLGSGDVTLLELTNAYASLARMGVYKPVSYLTKKQHAEHHVASYRSCWMLAQTMTDNSARSAAFGTHSPLRLPFPCAVKTGTSTDFRDNWCLGFTKDYTVGVWAGNLDNSPMRGISGVTGAGPIFHATMLRLHRDHPPTWFERPDEMTDCLVHSSTGKRLTQKSAHGIAMALPQQQVPLPARAADFDQLGRVMLDVRYADWMSQEGDRNRYALSLQNEQLIVTQTPLRILSPSREARYLLDPDLPGQGKRLLLSTDFPGEVTWSCETLDIQSHDGQATANLTEGEHIIILTDSSKRSSSRKIIVEQL; encoded by the coding sequence GTGAACATCTGCCGTCCAAGTTGGTTAAGAAGCCGAGCCCCAAAGCTCCGGCGAAAACTCCCCCATCTAACACTAACAGGTTTTGTTCTGGGACTCGGTGGTTATTTCCTCCTTCCCTTTGCGTTCACGGTGCCGCCGGATATTGCAACGGGACCGAGCAGCTCGGTTGTTTTGTTAGACCGCGATGGAGTGCCTCTCGATCACTGGGTGCGCTCCGATTATTACCGCCACCGCGCGACATCACTCGATGACCTCCCGCACGATCTCATCCACGCAACCCTCGCAGCAGAGGACAAACGATTCTATCAACATGGTGGTGTCGATTTCCGAGCCACCGCCCGCGCGCTGAGAGACTCATGGGATCAAAAGCGCTTCGTCTCCGGAGCCTCGACGGTGACGCAACAAACAGTGAAACTCAGCTCAAAAAGGGCGAGCCGAACGTTTACCACCAAAATCCGCGAGTACCTAACAGCCCGTCACGTGGAAATGATTTACGACAAAGATCATATCCTAACATCTTACTTCAACCATCTCGACTACGGTAACAGAAGTCAGGGTCCGCTGCAGGCAGCCCGGCATTATTTTGACAAACCACTGAGTCAGCTCTCACTCGCCGAGTGCGCTCTTCTCGCCGGCTTACCGCAAGCACCCAGCCGACTGAACCCACGTCGCAACCCGGAAGCAGCCTTGAAACGGCGCAACTGGATCCTCGATCGCATGGCCATCGTTTATGACATCGATCCGGAGCGCATCACACGAGCAAAGGCAGAGCCGCTGAAACTGAACCGAGGTCGCCGTGAGCGCACGGCTCCCCACCTCGTGCAGATCATGCGCCGCAGCCGAACTGCGGACTCCACCACAGAGATCCGCAGCAGCATCTCGGCCCCCTTGCAGCAGGACATCACGGAGATTGTTCGCCAGCAAATCACGGCTCTGCAAAAGAAACATATTCAACACGCCGCCGTCGTGGTGATCGAGAACCGCACTGGCGAGGTGCTGGCCCACGTCGGATCTCCCTTTTTTCATCAATCCAATGGAGGCCAGATCGATGCCAGTCGGACCGCGCGCTCGCCGGGTTCTGCGTTGAAACCGTTCACCTACTTACTGGCCTATGAATCAGGTGGCATGACGCCGGCCACCATCATCGCAGACATCCCCACACGCTACTCGGATGCGCGCGGGGAAAAAACCTTCGTGAACTACGATCGCCAACACTCGGGCCCAGTCACCATTCACCACGCGCTGGCGAACTCACTCAATGTGCCAGCCGTCCGCGTGCTAAATTCCGTCGGCGGGGCAGAAGCTTTACAGAAACAGCTGCAATCATTTGGGATCAGCACACTCAATGAAAAGCCCATCCACTACGGTCTCGGGCTGACACTGGGGTCGGGCGATGTTACATTGTTAGAACTGACAAACGCCTACGCATCACTCGCACGCATGGGAGTTTACAAACCTGTTAGCTACCTAACAAAAAAACAGCACGCAGAACATCACGTCGCCAGCTACCGCTCATGCTGGATGCTGGCTCAGACCATGACAGATAACTCCGCACGGTCGGCCGCCTTTGGCACGCATTCTCCTCTACGGCTGCCGTTTCCTTGCGCCGTGAAGACCGGCACCTCCACCGACTTCCGCGACAACTGGTGTTTGGGATTCACCAAGGACTACACCGTCGGTGTCTGGGCGGGGAATTTGGATAACAGCCCGATGCGTGGCATCTCCGGAGTAACCGGTGCGGGACCTATTTTTCATGCCACCATGCTGCGCTTGCACCGCGACCATCCACCGACGTGGTTCGAGCGACCTGATGAGATGACCGATTGCCTGGTGCACTCCTCCACAGGCAAACGTCTCACTCAAAAATCAGCGCACGGCATTGCCATGGCCTTGCCCCAACAGCAAGTTCCCCTTCCCGCCCGGGCTGCAGATTTTGATCAGTTAGGCCGAGTGATGTTAGATGTGCGCTATGCCGACTGGATGAGCCAAGAGGGCGACCGCAATCGCTACGCACTCAGCTTGCAGAACGAGCAACTGATCGTGACCCAGACTCCGCTGCGTATTCTCTCACCATCACGCGAAGCTCGTTATTTGTTAGACCCTGATTTACCAGGTCAGGGGAAGAGGCTTTTACTCAGCACGGATTTTCCCGGTGAAGTGACGTGGAGTTGTGAAACCTTGGACATCCAAAGCCATGATGGGCAAGCGACCGCAAACCTAACAGAAGGCGAGCATATCATCATTTTGACGGATTCCAGCAAGCGCAGTAGCAGCCGAAAAATCATCGTTGAGCAGCTCTAA